One region of Peribacillus simplex genomic DNA includes:
- a CDS encoding LLM class flavin-dependent oxidoreductase, with product MNADQHGKKLSDISFSVLDLASIVEGGTVSGAFKNTIDLAKHAEQWNYNRFWVAEHHSMPGIASSATSVLIGYVAGKTERIRVGSGGIMLPNHAPLVIAEQFGTLEAMYPGRIDLGLGRAPGSDQYTAMALRGDVRNNGQDFPEQLAQLRSYLDADSKHNRVRAIPGEGQDIPIWLLGSSGFSAALSAQLGLPFSFASHFSPENTQPALARYRNNFQPSDVLDKPYVMVGVNVFAADTTDEAQRIATSYQQQFLNLIRNTPGQLAPPVDTMEGIWTEYEKSIVMKQLNASIIGNPEEVKEQLQTFLNETQADEMIINSAIYDQNARLRSYEIIAEVTGMK from the coding sequence ATGAATGCTGATCAACATGGAAAAAAACTTAGCGACATTTCTTTTTCCGTACTGGACCTAGCTTCAATTGTTGAAGGTGGTACAGTTTCGGGAGCTTTTAAAAATACAATAGATTTAGCAAAACATGCGGAACAATGGAACTACAACCGTTTCTGGGTTGCAGAACACCATAGTATGCCTGGGATCGCAAGCTCTGCAACTTCCGTGCTGATAGGATATGTTGCAGGGAAGACAGAAAGAATTCGTGTGGGTTCTGGAGGCATAATGCTACCAAATCATGCACCACTGGTTATCGCAGAACAATTTGGAACATTGGAAGCAATGTATCCCGGTAGAATAGATTTAGGACTGGGGCGCGCTCCGGGAAGCGACCAATATACTGCCATGGCGCTCCGGGGTGATGTGCGTAATAATGGACAGGATTTTCCTGAACAATTGGCGCAGCTCCGCAGTTATTTAGATGCGGATTCTAAACATAATCGTGTTCGGGCCATCCCTGGCGAAGGACAGGATATCCCGATTTGGCTTCTTGGTTCAAGCGGCTTCAGTGCAGCATTATCAGCACAGCTTGGATTGCCATTTTCATTTGCAAGCCATTTTTCCCCTGAAAATACTCAACCGGCTTTAGCTCGTTACCGCAATAATTTCCAACCATCCGACGTTCTCGATAAACCTTATGTGATGGTTGGTGTCAATGTATTTGCAGCTGATACAACTGATGAGGCACAAAGGATTGCCACATCTTATCAACAGCAGTTTTTGAATTTGATAAGGAACACACCTGGACAACTTGCTCCTCCAGTTGATACGATGGAAGGCATCTGGACAGAATATGAAAAGTCCATTGTCATGAAACAATTGAATGCCTCCATTATCGGAAATCCGGAAGAGGTAAAAGAGCAGTTGCAGACTTTTTTAAATGAAACACAGGCGGATGAAATGATTATAAACTCTGCCATTTATGATCAGAATGCGCGCCTTCGTTCTTATGAAATCATTGCAGAAGTTACTGGAATGAAATAA
- a CDS encoding LLM class flavin-dependent oxidoreductase, translating to MKLGILDQSPIATGQSAQEALQASLQLAQEGDRLGYSRIWLTEHHDLPGLACSVPEVLISYIGAQTKNIRIGSGAVLLPHYKPYRIAEIYNMLATLFPSRVDMGIGRAPGGSAEATMALSDNFLQNVYKMPELVEELLNFLRDEFPKEHLFSNTSAAPIPKVPPEPWILGTSGKSAKLAAENGTAYAFGEFMSENDGLKSLQQYRENFQTKGFLEGPKTIVSVAAICAETEELAKEIALSNTLWKIQSGQRNRKQVPSIEEVRNHDWTEKEKVLMETMHEKLIFGTPSQVKYRLLEIQEKYQADEIMLITITHKLEDRLNSYRLIAKELLNN from the coding sequence ATGAAACTGGGCATTTTAGATCAATCACCAATTGCAACCGGACAATCAGCACAAGAGGCATTGCAGGCTTCACTGCAACTTGCACAAGAAGGAGATAGACTCGGTTATAGCAGGATCTGGTTAACTGAACATCATGATCTGCCGGGATTGGCATGTTCCGTTCCAGAGGTATTGATAAGCTATATTGGTGCGCAAACAAAAAATATCCGAATTGGATCTGGGGCAGTTCTGCTTCCTCATTATAAGCCATATCGGATAGCAGAGATTTATAATATGCTTGCCACCCTATTTCCAAGCAGGGTCGATATGGGCATAGGACGTGCTCCTGGGGGATCTGCCGAAGCTACGATGGCATTATCCGATAATTTTTTGCAGAATGTTTACAAAATGCCTGAACTTGTTGAGGAGCTGTTGAATTTTCTTAGAGATGAATTTCCGAAAGAACATTTGTTTTCAAATACCTCTGCTGCTCCTATCCCAAAGGTACCGCCTGAACCGTGGATATTGGGAACAAGCGGGAAAAGTGCAAAACTTGCTGCTGAAAATGGTACTGCATACGCATTTGGTGAATTTATGAGTGAAAATGATGGATTGAAGAGTCTTCAACAGTACCGTGAAAACTTCCAAACAAAAGGCTTTCTTGAAGGGCCAAAAACAATCGTTTCGGTTGCGGCCATATGTGCAGAAACAGAGGAACTTGCGAAAGAAATCGCTCTTAGCAACACCCTATGGAAAATACAAAGTGGACAAAGGAACAGAAAACAGGTTCCAAGTATAGAAGAGGTAAGGAATCATGATTGGACTGAAAAAGAAAAAGTACTGATGGAAACCATGCATGAAAAACTGATTTTTGGTACACCTTCTCAAGTGAAGTATCGCCTTTTGGAAATTCAGGAAAAATATCAAGCAGATGAAATAATGCTGATAACCATCACTCATAAATTGGAGGACAGGCTGAATTCTTATCGCTTGATTGCTAAGGAACTCCTTAACAATTAA